Proteins from a genomic interval of Quercus lobata isolate SW786 chromosome 11, ValleyOak3.0 Primary Assembly, whole genome shotgun sequence:
- the LOC115966797 gene encoding uncharacterized protein LOC115966797, which yields MEGKGKGKGLAMQFEIALFASTSATRDGIQAEWYSIKIPDPECIFLHSVTTVEKPLRPFSKVWLACAYREHAVIGSSLYSLGGMNPDSEPFAGVTTPEFARFLKVRSFDLSTPDDGWKPVATMTFPKRFEPPCLVLDDKLYVLGSVSASEVEAKGYGWMEVYDPDSNTWEPLPNPPLGFSLSARSLAYYATLDSKKQILVAQHDPAYYATLDSKKQILDEDASLFATFYVYHVIDRCWTLLEPPKRKLRPYYHDPVRGRRSTIVDNTIYWGFVLDGIVRVQSHNIDADLYFHGRLDIKRFFEDGEFAVEYCPKLPLLHVADQTFCLLMFTFVAKMEEEDSGEDSDIELFEDNGIIFLNCIVLDISLNPFKDEGKQQSKEEFDEIYKYHFMGDSSKQLNISLVSVQKYPVRNGSFWLNDAVLLDRPTYMPMKKTPKLSHETSVMIKDNLRL from the exons atggaggggaaagggaaagggaaaggtTTGGCGATGCAATTCGAGATCGCTTTATTTGCTTCAACGTCAGCTACGAGGGATGGAATACAGGCAGAGTGGTATAGCATTAAGATCCCAGATCCTGAGTGTATTTTTCTTCATTCCGTAACTACCGTCGAGAAACCGCTCCGTCCGTTTTCTAAAGTCTGGTTAGCTTGCGCATACAGAGAACATGCAGTGATAGGGTCCAGTCTGTACTCTCTTGGCGGCATGAATCCTGATTCTGAACCTTTCGCCGGCGTAACTACCCCCGAATTCGCTCGTTTTCTTAAAGTGCGCAGCTTTGACCTTAGCACTCCTGATGATGGTTGGAAACCTGTTGCTACCATGACTTTTCCTAAGAGGTTCGAACCTCCTTGCCTCGTCCTCGACGATAAGTTATATGTGTTAGGTAGCGTTTCTGCTTCAGAAGTAGAAGCAAAAGGGTATGGCTGGATGGAGGTTTATGACCCCGATTCAAATACATGGGAACCCTTGCCCAATCCTCCTCTTGGGTTTTCACTCTCGGCTCGTTCTCTTGCTTATTACGCTACTCTCGATTCCAAAAAACAGATTCTTGTTGCTCAACATGATCCTGCTTATTACGCTACTCTCGATTCCAAAAAACAGATTCTTGATGAAGATGCGAGTTTGTTTGCTACTTTCTATGTTTATCATGTGATCGATCGATGTTGGACATTACTTGAGCCTCCCAAACGCAAGCTACGTCCTTATTATCATGACCCGGTTCGTGGAAGACGAAGTACTATTGTTGATAACACTATCTATTGGGGTTTCGTTCTAGATGGGATTGTCCGCGTACAGTCTCACAATATAGATGCGGATCTGTACTTCCACGGACGTTTGGACATTAAGCGATTTTTTGAGGATGGTGAATTTGCAGTTGAGTATTGTCCGAAGTTACCTTTGCTCCATGTTGCTGATCAGACATTCTGCCTTTTAATGTTCACCTTTGTTGCTAAAATGGAAGAGGAAGACAGTGGGGAAGACAGTGATATCGAACTTTTTGAAGACAATGgtattatatttcttaattgtATTGTACTTGATATCTCGCTAAATCCATTTAAAGATGAGGGCAAGCAACAGTCTAAAGAAGAGTTCgatgaaatttataaatatcaTTTCATGGGGGATTCCAGTAAACAGCTTAATATTTCCCTTGTGTCCGTCCAAAAGTATCCCGTGCGTAATGGTAGCTTCTGGCTCAATGATGCTGTGTTGCT AGATCGCCCAACTTATATGCCAATGAAGAAGACACCAAAGTTATCACATGAAACAAGTGTAATGATTAAAGATAATTTAAGATTGTAG
- the LOC115967773 gene encoding uncharacterized protein LOC115967773, which yields MTWAKLANLDTLHWYCDRLEPTTAAQRYDRQVHQYSKRRAFIKQQVAKKKQEETQPPKGIGLANPSTKRKSSKKTDHLSKKPKVVHESIVGLKAETKKMVTPIGPGKGKGLMMGPVHTEKPPVLLCEASKYTLEQLSSIITTDDYEDLSNHATEAMEETSLFSIAQAMLMMKGLPKPRASAKPC from the exons ATGACGTGGGCTAAGTTAGCCAACTTAGATACTCTCCACTGGTATTGTGACAGACTAGAGCCCACAACAGCTGCCCAACGCTATGACCGTCAAGTACACCAAT ACAGCAAGAGAAGGGCTTTCATCAAGCAGCAAGTTGCGAAGAAAAAACAAGAGGAGACTCAACCCCCTAAGGGGATAGGTTTGGCCAACCCATCTACCAAAAGGAAGTCATCGAAGAAGACTGACCATCTTTCAAAAAAGCCCAAAGTTGTCCATGAGTCCATTGTGGGGTTAAAGGCTGAGACCAAGAAGATGGTCACTCCGATAGGTCCAGGAAAGGGCAAGGGACTCATGATGGGCCCTGTCCACACCGAAAAACCACCCGTCCTCCTCTGTGAGGCCTCTAAGTATACGCTGGAGCAGCTCTCGTCCATAATCACAACTGACGACTATGAGGACTTAAGCAACCATGCAACAGAAGCTATGGAGGAAACGAGCCTTTTTAGCATTGCACAA GCGATGCTAATGATGAAAGGGTTACCTAAACCACGAGCCAGCGCTAAACCATGTTAG